A genomic segment from Nicotiana tabacum cultivar K326 chromosome 9, ASM71507v2, whole genome shotgun sequence encodes:
- the LOC107791430 gene encoding uncharacterized protein LOC107791430 isoform X1 → MGEHLVVNDDRVVNPDGGETVQIAVENRKKPDVGGPSSSKTVKEKELAVEEEEEANEEVPLIGNAECRICQDEDSLNNLESPCACSGSLKYAHRKCVQHWCNEKGDITCEICHQPYQPGYTAPPRAQPEETIIDIGGGWQIAGTPLDLHDPRFLAIREAERQLLEAEYDDYNATNASGVAFCRSAALILMAFLLLRHALPVADADGDDEDPSAFFSLFLLRLIGFLLPCYIMVWAISILQQRRQREQEAAALATAQFAFVVQSGQSTGVQFAMASATPSVPASTDSSVPAMLDRV, encoded by the exons ATGGGAGAGCATTTGGTGGTGAATGATGACCGGGTTGTGAACCCAGATGGAGGAGAAACCGTTCAAATTGCCGTTGAGAACAGGAAGAAGCCAGATGTGGGAGGACCCTCTTCTTCAAAGACTGTAAAGGAGAAAGAATTGGctgtggaagaagaagaagaagctaatGAGGAGGTTCCATTAATTGGGAATGCAGAGTGCCGCATTTGCCAAGACGAAGATTCCTTGAACAATTTGGAGAGCCCTTGTGCTTGCAGTGGAAGTCTCAAG TATGCACATCGGAAATGTGTTCAACACTGGTGCAATGAGAAGGGTGACATTACTTGTGAGATTTGCCATCAG CCATACCAGCCTGGCTACACTGCCCCTCCTCGAGCTCAGCCAGAGGAGACTATTATAGATATTGG GGGAGGATGGCAAATTGCTGGAACCCCTCTTGATTTACATGATCCTCGCTTTTTGGCGATTAGAGAGGCTGAACGCCAACTTTTGGAAGCTGAATATGATGATTATAATGCCACAAATGCAAGTGGTGTTGCATTCTGTCGTTCTGCTGCTCTAATT TTAATGGCTTTTCTGCTCTTGCGTCATGCATTACCTGTAGCAGATGCAGACGGAGACGACGAAGATCCATCTGCTTTCTTCTCG CTTTTCTTGCTTCGGTTAATTGGCTTTCTTTTACCATGCTACATCATGGTCTGGGCCATCAGCATTTTGCAGCAGCGCAGGCAAAGAGAG CAGGAGGCAGCAGCATTAGCAACAGCACAATTTGCATTTGTGGTACAATCTGGGCAGTCAACAGGTGTACAGTTTGCCATGGCATCAGCTACACCTTCTGTCCCTGCATCGACAGACTCGTCTGTGCCTGCAATGCTGGATCGTGTTTAA
- the LOC107791430 gene encoding uncharacterized protein LOC107791430 isoform X2, whose protein sequence is MGEHLVVNDDRVVNPDGGETVQIAVENRKKPDVGGPSSSKTVKEKELAVEEEEEANEEVPLIGNAECRICQDEDSLNNLESPCACSGSLKYAHRKCVQHWCNEKGDITCEICHQPYQPGYTAPPRAQPEETIIDIGGGWQIAGTPLDLHDPRFLAIREAERQLLEAEYDDYNATNASGVAFCRSAALILMAFLLLRHALPVADADGDDEDPSAFFSLFLLRLIGFLLPCYIMVWAISILQQRRQREEAAALATAQFAFVVQSGQSTGVQFAMASATPSVPASTDSSVPAMLDRV, encoded by the exons ATGGGAGAGCATTTGGTGGTGAATGATGACCGGGTTGTGAACCCAGATGGAGGAGAAACCGTTCAAATTGCCGTTGAGAACAGGAAGAAGCCAGATGTGGGAGGACCCTCTTCTTCAAAGACTGTAAAGGAGAAAGAATTGGctgtggaagaagaagaagaagctaatGAGGAGGTTCCATTAATTGGGAATGCAGAGTGCCGCATTTGCCAAGACGAAGATTCCTTGAACAATTTGGAGAGCCCTTGTGCTTGCAGTGGAAGTCTCAAG TATGCACATCGGAAATGTGTTCAACACTGGTGCAATGAGAAGGGTGACATTACTTGTGAGATTTGCCATCAG CCATACCAGCCTGGCTACACTGCCCCTCCTCGAGCTCAGCCAGAGGAGACTATTATAGATATTGG GGGAGGATGGCAAATTGCTGGAACCCCTCTTGATTTACATGATCCTCGCTTTTTGGCGATTAGAGAGGCTGAACGCCAACTTTTGGAAGCTGAATATGATGATTATAATGCCACAAATGCAAGTGGTGTTGCATTCTGTCGTTCTGCTGCTCTAATT TTAATGGCTTTTCTGCTCTTGCGTCATGCATTACCTGTAGCAGATGCAGACGGAGACGACGAAGATCCATCTGCTTTCTTCTCG CTTTTCTTGCTTCGGTTAATTGGCTTTCTTTTACCATGCTACATCATGGTCTGGGCCATCAGCATTTTGCAGCAGCGCAGGCAAAGAGAG GAGGCAGCAGCATTAGCAACAGCACAATTTGCATTTGTGGTACAATCTGGGCAGTCAACAGGTGTACAGTTTGCCATGGCATCAGCTACACCTTCTGTCCCTGCATCGACAGACTCGTCTGTGCCTGCAATGCTGGATCGTGTTTAA